The following proteins are co-located in the Phycisphaerales bacterium genome:
- a CDS encoding NAD-dependent epimerase/dehydratase family protein: MTTLASERILVTGAAGFLGRHVVGALERVGVPPLHVFAATRADGDLTDPRQAEALLANAFGGNGPTVLVHVAAYSAGLQANRAHPAKFFYDNLAMGVNLIEGLRRTGLARHCCVVQIGCMTSYPKDAPQPYREESLFAGKPDAEFASYGLAKLALLQMLEAYRLEHGLRSVYLIPTSLYGPGDTLDPARTHACGAMVARFMDAARENLPEVTCWGTGRPTRDFLYIEDAAAGVVRAAEWVLTQTASTPVQAINLGSGAEPSIRELAELAAKHAGYQGRVLWDASKGDGVMRRALDTGKARELLGWEAKTSLDEGLARTIEFFRTVRNEPRTK; this comes from the coding sequence ATGACAACGCTTGCGAGCGAACGCATCCTGGTCACCGGCGCCGCGGGGTTTCTGGGCCGGCATGTGGTTGGTGCGCTGGAGCGGGTGGGGGTGCCGCCGCTGCATGTGTTCGCGGCGACGCGGGCGGATGGTGATCTGACCGACCCGCGGCAGGCGGAGGCGCTGCTCGCGAACGCGTTCGGCGGGAATGGGCCGACGGTGCTGGTGCATGTGGCCGCGTACAGCGCGGGGCTGCAGGCCAACCGGGCGCACCCGGCGAAGTTTTTCTACGACAACCTGGCGATGGGCGTGAACCTCATCGAGGGGCTGCGACGCACCGGCCTCGCGCGTCACTGCTGCGTGGTGCAGATCGGGTGCATGACGTCGTACCCGAAGGACGCCCCGCAGCCCTACCGCGAGGAGTCGCTGTTTGCGGGGAAGCCCGACGCCGAGTTCGCCTCGTACGGGCTTGCCAAGCTCGCGCTGCTGCAGATGCTGGAGGCGTACCGGCTCGAGCACGGCCTTCGCTCGGTGTACCTGATCCCGACGAGCCTCTATGGGCCCGGCGACACGCTGGACCCGGCGCGGACGCACGCGTGCGGGGCGATGGTGGCGCGGTTCATGGACGCGGCCCGCGAGAACCTCCCCGAGGTGACGTGCTGGGGCACGGGCCGGCCGACGCGGGACTTCCTGTACATCGAGGACGCGGCCGCGGGTGTGGTGCGGGCGGCGGAGTGGGTGCTGACGCAGACGGCGAGCACCCCCGTGCAGGCGATCAACCTGGGGTCGGGGGCGGAGCCGTCGATCCGGGAGCTGGCCGAGCTGGCGGCGAAGCACGCGGGTTATCAGGGGCGGGTCCTGTGGGACGCGTCGAAGGGCGACGGGGTGATGCGGCGGGCGCTGGATACGGGCAAGGCGCGCGAGCTGCTGGGGTGGGAGGCGAAGACCTCCCTTGATGAGGGGCTGGCCCGCACGATCGAGTTCTTCAGAACCGTTCGGAACGAGCCCCGAACGAAGTGA